A section of the Acidobacterium capsulatum ATCC 51196 genome encodes:
- a CDS encoding alpha/beta hydrolase family protein, translated as MFGKLYANWMYRWETALTTRDENRVVRPLEWGFDWLADFLETAGIAPQAAAATGNPAAEEAAMLALNEAVLRMPSFFDYTPPADYRLESRHPELFPTNVRPETLAKDAELKQQARDGQLPTAEFLRFTSPVRTPYPENDLVNARWFPAPPERQAGKPRQAIIVMPQWNADAFSHNALCTLFNRFGISALRLSKPFHDIRRPAELERSDYAVSANIGRTLAACRQAVVDIRCCLDWLQAQGYEQFGILGTSLGSCYAFIASAFDPRLQVNAFNHASMSFGDVVWTGQSTRHIRAGLEDAGLTQARLDAVWRAISPVSYMQRFARHPKKVLVVHATYDLTFLRQYSQEVLHNFAAYGIDFVSKVLPCGHYTTGEPPYNYLDGWYLGSFVYSAFKSLAENPLPIASPSQPEAALEPEATAQ; from the coding sequence ATGTTCGGCAAGCTTTACGCCAATTGGATGTACCGCTGGGAAACCGCCCTCACCACCCGCGATGAGAACCGCGTCGTGCGCCCCCTTGAATGGGGCTTTGACTGGCTCGCCGACTTCCTCGAAACCGCCGGAATCGCCCCCCAGGCTGCCGCCGCCACCGGCAACCCCGCCGCCGAAGAAGCCGCCATGCTCGCCCTCAACGAAGCCGTCCTGCGCATGCCGTCCTTCTTCGACTACACCCCGCCCGCGGACTACCGCCTCGAGTCCCGCCACCCCGAGCTCTTCCCCACCAACGTCCGCCCGGAGACCCTCGCAAAAGACGCCGAGCTCAAGCAGCAGGCCCGCGACGGACAGCTCCCCACGGCCGAATTCCTGCGCTTCACCTCGCCCGTCCGCACGCCCTACCCTGAAAACGATCTCGTCAACGCGCGCTGGTTTCCCGCGCCGCCCGAGCGCCAGGCCGGCAAGCCCAGACAGGCCATCATCGTCATGCCCCAGTGGAACGCCGACGCCTTCAGCCACAACGCGCTCTGCACGCTCTTCAACCGCTTCGGCATCTCGGCGCTGCGCCTCAGCAAGCCCTTCCATGACATTCGCCGCCCCGCCGAGCTGGAGCGCTCCGACTACGCCGTCAGCGCCAACATCGGCCGCACCCTCGCCGCCTGCCGTCAGGCCGTGGTGGACATCCGCTGCTGCCTCGATTGGCTTCAGGCCCAGGGCTACGAGCAGTTCGGCATCCTCGGCACCAGCCTCGGCTCCTGCTACGCCTTCATCGCCTCGGCTTTCGATCCGCGCCTGCAGGTCAACGCCTTCAACCACGCCTCCATGAGCTTTGGCGATGTTGTCTGGACCGGCCAGAGCACGCGCCACATCCGCGCCGGCCTCGAAGACGCCGGCCTTACGCAAGCCCGCCTCGATGCCGTCTGGCGCGCCATCAGCCCCGTCTCCTACATGCAGCGCTTCGCCCGCCACCCCAAAAAGGTGCTGGTCGTCCACGCCACCTACGACCTCACCTTCCTCCGCCAGTACTCGCAGGAGGTGCTGCATAATTTCGCCGCCTACGGCATCGATTTCGTCTCGAAGGTCCTGCCCTGCGGCCACTACACCACCGGCGAGCCGCCCTACAACTACCTCGACGGATGGTATCTCGGCTCCTTCGTCTACTCGGCCTTCAAATCACTGGCCGAAAACCCGCTCCCCATCGCCAGCCCCAGCCAGCCGGAAGCGGCCCTGGAACCCGAAGCCACCGCCCAATAA
- the ruvA gene encoding Holliday junction branch migration protein RuvA, whose amino-acid sequence MIAHLRGTLLSKQPGQAIVECAGVGYDVAISVPTFTALPAEGAEVRLHIHTQVSEDAIALFGFLDREEKRLFERLITVSGVGPKLAIKMLSGLSPERTVAALRAQDHASLTRIPGVGKKLAERLVVELKDKLDDLIAAAPAAGPVAAGPAAEDVLSALLNLGYQRPAALKAIETAVEKDAAAGEDFDLLFRAALKLIR is encoded by the coding sequence ATGATTGCGCATCTGAGGGGCACGCTGCTGAGCAAGCAGCCGGGGCAGGCCATTGTGGAGTGCGCCGGGGTGGGCTACGACGTGGCCATCAGCGTGCCCACGTTCACGGCGCTGCCGGCCGAGGGCGCCGAGGTGCGGCTGCATATTCACACGCAGGTGAGCGAGGATGCGATTGCGCTCTTCGGCTTTCTGGACCGGGAGGAGAAGCGGCTCTTTGAGCGGCTGATCACGGTGTCAGGCGTGGGGCCGAAGCTGGCCATCAAGATGCTGAGCGGGCTGAGTCCGGAGCGGACGGTGGCGGCGCTGCGCGCGCAGGACCATGCGAGCCTGACGCGGATTCCGGGCGTGGGCAAGAAACTGGCCGAGCGGCTGGTGGTGGAACTGAAGGACAAGCTGGATGACCTGATCGCGGCCGCGCCAGCGGCGGGTCCGGTAGCGGCTGGCCCGGCGGCCGAGGATGTGCTCTCGGCACTGTTGAACCTGGGCTACCAGCGGCCGGCGGCGCTCAAGGCCATCGAGACGGCGGTCGAGAAGGATGCGGCGGCCGGCGAGGATTTCGACCTGCTCTTCCGGGCGGCGCTGAAGCTGATCCGGTAG
- a CDS encoding Kdo hydroxylase family protein: protein MALVTISLDQLVEGHAPTPEQARDWCAQLESGDILYFPQTPIALSPDDIAFLRGQQQTDSSLHKNIAYKPSLDKLSGFDAKTANAEAVARLQSVMRGYSQSVVRFLTGFLSPYAAQWKLDYASFRPQEEQNRDLPLRRRNDRLHTDAFPTRPTHGARILRFFNNIHPDRTRDWVVGDPFAQTVRQFAPAQIAPRPGTLVSRSGKALGRALGLSKALPGLKRTPYDDFMMRFHNFLKENETYQQQTARYPWQFPAGSSWMVYTDTVPHAVLAGQYALEQTFLVQPEALVRPEVSPLRVLEDIAGARLV, encoded by the coding sequence ATGGCGCTTGTCACAATCTCCCTCGACCAGTTGGTGGAGGGCCACGCCCCCACCCCGGAACAGGCTCGCGACTGGTGCGCGCAACTGGAAAGCGGCGACATTCTCTACTTTCCCCAGACGCCCATCGCGCTCTCCCCCGACGACATCGCCTTTCTGCGCGGCCAGCAGCAGACCGACAGCTCGCTGCACAAAAACATCGCCTACAAGCCCAGCCTCGACAAGCTGAGCGGCTTTGACGCCAAAACCGCCAACGCCGAGGCCGTCGCCCGCCTGCAGTCCGTCATGCGCGGCTACTCGCAATCCGTGGTGCGCTTCCTCACCGGATTCCTCTCCCCCTACGCCGCCCAATGGAAGCTCGATTACGCCAGTTTCCGCCCCCAGGAGGAGCAGAACCGCGACCTGCCGCTGCGCCGCCGCAATGACCGCCTGCACACCGATGCCTTCCCCACGCGGCCCACGCACGGCGCGCGCATCCTGCGCTTCTTCAACAACATTCACCCGGATCGCACCCGCGACTGGGTCGTCGGCGACCCCTTTGCCCAGACTGTGCGCCAGTTTGCCCCGGCGCAGATCGCACCCCGGCCCGGCACGCTGGTCTCACGCTCCGGCAAGGCCCTCGGCCGCGCCCTGGGATTAAGCAAAGCCCTGCCCGGCCTCAAGCGCACCCCCTATGACGACTTCATGATGCGCTTCCACAATTTCCTCAAGGAAAACGAGACCTACCAGCAGCAAACCGCCCGCTATCCGTGGCAGTTCCCGGCCGGCTCCAGTTGGATGGTCTACACCGACACGGTTCCCCACGCCGTGCTCGCCGGCCAATACGCCCTCGAGCAAACCTTCCTCGTGCAGCCTGAAGCGCTCGTCCGGCCAGAAGTCTCACCCCTGCGCGTTCTCGAAGACATCGCCGGCGCCCGGCTGGTGTGA
- a CDS encoding HNH endonuclease produces MIHARKQKSLAKCHAMADAEPRTPASRQSMQTPVLVLNASYEPINICGARRALVLVLKGVARTEEEQGAILHAARAHMPLPSVIRLLEYRRIPHQTRALSRKNILLRDRNTCQYCGVVLPAGELTLDHVLPRSRGGLSTWENLVACCHACNRRKGNQLLHEQTEMKLLREPRPFSLHTSRHIMRMIGHSDLKWRKYLYYE; encoded by the coding sequence ATGATTCACGCACGCAAGCAGAAATCCCTGGCCAAATGCCATGCCATGGCAGACGCGGAACCCCGCACTCCGGCCTCGCGGCAATCGATGCAGACTCCGGTGCTCGTGCTCAATGCGTCCTACGAGCCCATCAACATTTGCGGCGCGCGCCGCGCTCTTGTGCTGGTGCTCAAGGGCGTCGCCCGCACTGAGGAAGAACAGGGAGCCATTCTGCACGCTGCGCGCGCGCATATGCCGCTGCCATCGGTGATCCGGCTGCTGGAGTACCGGCGCATTCCGCACCAGACGCGGGCGCTCTCGCGCAAGAACATTCTGCTGCGCGACCGCAACACATGCCAGTACTGCGGCGTGGTGCTGCCGGCGGGCGAGTTGACGCTCGATCACGTGCTTCCACGCTCGCGCGGAGGGCTCTCCACGTGGGAGAATCTGGTCGCCTGCTGCCACGCCTGCAACCGGCGCAAGGGCAACCAGTTGCTGCACGAGCAGACGGAGATGAAGCTGCTGCGCGAGCCGCGGCCCTTCTCGTTGCACACGAGCCGCCACATCATGCGCATGATCGGCCACTCGGACCTTAAATGGAGAAAGTATCTCTATTACGAATAA
- a CDS encoding phosphoribosyltransferase family protein: MTRVPVCSSCWNHLPAQAGILCHLCGELLPHHFSAENSEPHCPACAEAAPPFVQAVAHGVYEGGLRELLHLLKYDRMEPIAPRLATLAAQHIVAMHDLPAALLVVPVPLHRRRRHERGFNQAELLAQGIVGALRHLRPQMSLRLSAGGLERRRATESQAGLSPNQRRVNVRGAFFVPEGRAQAAVKGRDVLLIDDIYTTGATAHACSLALRRAGAASVRVATVARAQRFDALLRPAGSGAPEDEFAVTAEQASEQERPMHEDVAFWGTSDAEVGEQTLN; this comes from the coding sequence ATGACGCGCGTTCCGGTCTGCTCTTCCTGCTGGAATCATCTGCCCGCGCAAGCGGGCATTCTCTGCCACCTCTGCGGCGAACTTCTTCCGCACCATTTCTCTGCTGAAAATTCAGAACCGCATTGCCCGGCCTGCGCCGAGGCCGCGCCGCCGTTTGTCCAGGCCGTGGCGCATGGCGTGTATGAAGGCGGGTTGCGAGAGCTGCTGCATCTGCTCAAGTACGATCGCATGGAGCCGATCGCCCCTCGTCTGGCGACCTTAGCCGCACAGCATATTGTCGCGATGCACGATCTGCCTGCCGCGCTGCTGGTGGTGCCCGTGCCGCTGCATCGCAGGCGCAGGCACGAGCGCGGCTTCAACCAGGCTGAGCTGCTGGCTCAGGGCATCGTGGGCGCTCTGCGCCACCTACGCCCGCAAATGAGCCTTCGCTTGAGTGCGGGGGGGCTCGAGCGCCGCAGGGCTACGGAAAGCCAGGCGGGCCTCAGCCCGAATCAGCGTCGCGTCAATGTGCGTGGCGCTTTTTTTGTGCCTGAGGGCCGGGCGCAGGCTGCCGTCAAAGGCCGCGACGTGCTGCTGATCGACGACATTTACACCACGGGAGCGACCGCCCACGCCTGCAGCCTGGCGCTGCGGCGGGCCGGAGCCGCCAGTGTGCGCGTGGCCACTGTCGCGCGTGCGCAGCGCTTTGATGCGCTGCTGCGGCCAGCAGGGTCTGGCGCCCCCGAAGACGAGTTTGCTGTCACTGCGGAGCAGGCATCGGAGCAGGAGCGGCCGATGCACGAGGATGTCGCGTTCTGGGGAACCAGCGACGCGGAGGTGGGCGAACAGACCCTGAATTGA
- a CDS encoding DUF1284 domain-containing protein — protein sequence MIRLRPHHLLCMLTYAGNGYSAPFVANFDALARRIADGRQTVEITSGHDDICAPLVCGPDGHCTGASVRERDRLASEDVSSLLGLQVVPGLQIVLSAERLAGLRAAFASGRVRRACEGCQWKPLCDGIAQQGFAGTRLLESLVARPEDTRRSG from the coding sequence ATGATTCGCCTGCGCCCCCACCATCTTCTCTGCATGCTCACCTACGCGGGCAATGGATACAGTGCGCCGTTTGTGGCGAATTTTGACGCCCTGGCGCGGCGCATCGCTGACGGACGGCAAACAGTCGAGATCACTTCAGGGCATGACGACATCTGCGCGCCGCTGGTTTGCGGCCCTGACGGCCACTGCACGGGTGCCAGCGTGCGGGAGCGCGACCGGCTTGCCTCAGAGGACGTCTCCAGCTTGCTCGGGCTGCAGGTTGTGCCGGGACTGCAGATCGTTCTCAGTGCGGAACGCCTGGCAGGGTTGCGCGCCGCGTTTGCGTCCGGCCGTGTGCGTCGCGCCTGTGAAGGTTGCCAGTGGAAGCCGTTGTGCGACGGCATCGCGCAGCAGGGTTTTGCAGGGACGCGACTGCTGGAGAGCCTGGTTGCCAGGCCTGAGGACACGCGCCGATCCGGCTGA
- a CDS encoding OPT family oligopeptide transporter produces the protein MSTTFRPYVSAEENRKELTFRAILLGCFFGLVFGAVTVYVGLEAGLTVAASIPIAVLSISVLRALGRASILENNIVQTTGNAGQSIASGVIFTLPALIFLGFNLEYSRIFILALLGGWLGVFFMIPLRRQLIVEEHGNLTYPEGTACADVLLAGEHGGSFASRVFLALGLGGVYTLFQNANLLGAWPDTPDYQPDFGPQHVLKGAAIRADCTPEYLGVGYIIGPRVAGTIFAGGVFSWLVLMPAIYFFGSHFPGALYPATKPVSQMSPGDLWAAYIRPMGAGAVAAAGLITLIKTIPTIVSALRSGIADLRKSANSTAARSARTDRDFPMSTVLIGSVAVILMMFFFLTFKPIPGAQTSWIANLAASVLIVIFGFLFVTVSSRIVGLIGSSANPVSGMTIATLMATSAIFLVQGWTAPAFGALAITIGGVVCIASANAGDTSQDLKTGFLVGSTPWKQQLALMIGVCVSTVAIGATLNAMNRGLEQFVPMSRTWNISAPHQGVQVQGHLDRSEIAVTEPGNKTQMMPGHPFIVLNALGSHELADGKYLYDPATGKIQVQWIQGIGSARAAAPQARLMATVINGILTQQLPWGLVLLGVFLVIAVELLGIRSLSFAVGAYLSIATTLAIFVGGVVRWMVDRAAAKSGEDTESEISPGSLYASGLIAAGGIMGLMGVALKLYESVVHKENIITLPHTFLYNDWVSVGMFALLAFSLYYFARKPLKKTASQD, from the coding sequence TTGAGCACGACGTTTCGACCTTATGTAAGCGCAGAAGAAAACCGGAAAGAGCTGACATTCCGCGCCATTCTGCTGGGCTGCTTTTTTGGCCTGGTCTTTGGCGCGGTCACTGTCTACGTGGGGCTCGAGGCAGGGCTGACGGTAGCGGCGTCGATTCCGATTGCGGTGCTGTCGATCAGCGTGCTGCGCGCGCTGGGCCGCGCGTCGATTCTGGAAAACAACATCGTGCAGACCACCGGCAATGCCGGCCAGTCGATTGCCTCGGGCGTGATCTTCACGCTGCCCGCGCTGATTTTTCTGGGCTTCAACCTGGAGTATTCGCGCATCTTCATTCTCGCGCTGCTGGGCGGCTGGCTGGGCGTCTTCTTCATGATTCCGCTGCGGCGGCAACTCATTGTGGAGGAGCATGGCAACCTCACGTATCCCGAAGGCACGGCCTGCGCGGACGTGCTGCTGGCAGGCGAGCATGGCGGATCCTTTGCGAGCCGCGTTTTTCTGGCGCTCGGGCTGGGCGGCGTCTACACGCTCTTTCAGAATGCAAACCTGCTGGGCGCATGGCCTGACACGCCGGATTACCAACCCGATTTTGGTCCGCAGCATGTGTTGAAGGGCGCGGCGATTCGCGCCGATTGCACGCCGGAGTATCTGGGCGTGGGCTACATCATCGGGCCGCGCGTGGCGGGCACCATTTTTGCCGGCGGCGTCTTCTCATGGCTCGTGCTGATGCCGGCCATCTACTTCTTTGGCTCGCACTTTCCAGGTGCGCTCTATCCGGCGACGAAGCCGGTCTCGCAGATGTCGCCGGGCGATCTGTGGGCAGCCTACATTCGCCCCATGGGCGCGGGCGCGGTGGCCGCGGCTGGCCTGATCACGCTCATCAAGACAATTCCGACCATTGTGAGCGCGCTGCGCTCGGGCATTGCCGATCTGCGCAAGTCCGCGAATTCGACCGCAGCCCGCTCGGCGCGCACGGACCGCGACTTCCCGATGAGCACGGTGCTGATCGGCAGCGTGGCCGTGATCCTGATGATGTTTTTCTTCCTCACCTTCAAGCCGATTCCGGGCGCGCAGACAAGCTGGATAGCCAATCTCGCGGCCTCGGTGCTGATCGTGATCTTCGGATTTCTATTTGTAACCGTGTCATCGCGCATTGTGGGTTTGATCGGCAGCTCGGCCAATCCCGTAAGCGGCATGACGATCGCCACGCTGATGGCGACCTCGGCCATCTTTCTGGTGCAGGGCTGGACGGCCCCGGCCTTTGGCGCACTGGCCATCACCATCGGCGGCGTGGTCTGCATTGCCTCGGCCAATGCCGGCGATACTTCGCAGGACTTGAAGACGGGCTTCCTGGTGGGCTCCACGCCCTGGAAGCAGCAACTCGCATTGATGATTGGCGTCTGCGTTTCCACCGTTGCGATTGGCGCGACGCTCAATGCGATGAATCGCGGGCTGGAACAATTTGTACCCATGTCGCGCACGTGGAACATCAGCGCGCCGCATCAGGGCGTGCAGGTGCAGGGCCATCTAGACCGCTCAGAGATTGCCGTGACCGAGCCGGGCAACAAGACGCAGATGATGCCCGGGCATCCTTTCATTGTGCTGAATGCGCTCGGCTCGCATGAGCTGGCCGACGGCAAATATCTGTATGATCCGGCGACCGGCAAGATTCAGGTGCAGTGGATTCAGGGCATCGGCAGCGCGCGTGCCGCGGCACCGCAGGCACGTCTGATGGCGACGGTCATCAATGGCATTCTGACACAGCAATTGCCATGGGGCCTGGTATTGCTGGGCGTCTTTCTGGTCATCGCTGTGGAGCTGCTGGGCATTCGCTCGCTCTCATTCGCCGTGGGCGCTTACCTCTCGATTGCGACAACCCTCGCAATTTTTGTGGGCGGCGTGGTGCGCTGGATGGTGGATCGCGCGGCGGCGAAATCGGGCGAGGACACCGAGAGCGAAATCAGCCCGGGCTCGCTCTATGCCAGCGGCCTGATTGCGGCCGGCGGCATCATGGGCCTGATGGGTGTAGCGCTCAAGCTCTACGAGAGCGTGGTGCACAAAGAAAACATCATCACCCTGCCGCACACCTTTCTCTACAACGACTGGGTGTCGGTCGGCATGTTTGCGCTTCTGGCCTTTTCGCTTTACTACTTCGCGCGCAAGCCTTTGAAGAAGACCGCGAGCCAGGACTGA
- a CDS encoding LLM class flavin-dependent oxidoreductase: MRYGFWLPVFGGWLRNVEDEQMEPTWDYVKHLAQRAEDLGYDLTLIAELNLNDIKGIEAPSLDAWSTAAALAAVTRKLELMVAVRPTFHNPALLAKQAANIDRISGGRLTLNVVSSWWADEATKYGLHFDQHDDRYARTSEWLDVLNGCWSQQGFSFEGKYYSVKDNTLSPKPLSQPRPTLYAGGESETAKNLIAQKCDAYLMHGDDPATVGKKIADMRARRESFGLPPMTFGVAGYAIVRDSEAEAQREIARITDVKQSARGYANYQQWITGSKLEQKISLEDYSVSNRGLRSGLVGTPEQVSARLEEFASVGVEIVLLQSSPQLQEMERFSAQVMQPAAAR, from the coding sequence ATGCGCTACGGCTTCTGGCTGCCGGTATTTGGAGGATGGCTCCGCAACGTCGAAGACGAGCAGATGGAGCCCACCTGGGACTACGTGAAGCACCTGGCCCAGCGCGCCGAAGATCTCGGCTATGACCTCACGCTCATCGCCGAATTGAATCTCAATGACATCAAGGGCATCGAGGCTCCCTCGCTCGATGCCTGGTCCACTGCGGCCGCGCTCGCTGCCGTCACACGCAAGCTGGAGCTGATGGTTGCCGTGCGGCCTACCTTTCACAACCCGGCATTGCTGGCCAAGCAGGCCGCAAACATTGACCGCATCTCCGGCGGCCGCCTGACGCTCAATGTGGTCTCGAGCTGGTGGGCGGATGAGGCCACCAAGTATGGCCTTCACTTTGATCAGCACGATGACCGCTACGCGCGCACCTCAGAGTGGCTGGATGTACTGAACGGCTGCTGGTCGCAGCAGGGCTTCTCCTTTGAGGGCAAGTACTACAGCGTCAAAGACAACACGCTCTCGCCCAAGCCGCTCTCGCAGCCACGCCCCACGCTTTATGCGGGCGGCGAGTCAGAGACGGCGAAGAATCTAATCGCGCAGAAGTGTGATGCCTACCTCATGCATGGGGATGATCCTGCAACCGTCGGCAAAAAGATTGCCGACATGCGCGCACGCCGCGAATCCTTCGGCCTGCCGCCCATGACCTTCGGCGTGGCTGGATACGCCATCGTGCGCGACAGCGAGGCCGAGGCCCAGCGCGAGATTGCGCGCATCACTGACGTGAAGCAGTCCGCGCGCGGTTACGCCAACTACCAGCAGTGGATCACCGGCTCAAAACTCGAGCAGAAAATTTCTCTTGAAGATTATTCGGTCTCAAACCGGGGTTTGCGCAGCGGCCTGGTCGGCACGCCTGAACAGGTGAGCGCGCGCCTCGAAGAGTTTGCCAGCGTAGGCGTTGAGATCGTGCTGTTGCAATCGAGCCCGCAGTTGCAGGAGATGGAGCGTTTCTCCGCGCAGGTGATGCAGCCGGCGGCGGCTCGCTAA
- a CDS encoding ATP-grasp domain-containing protein — translation MSRPIAIYYEQPNWFKPLFAELDRRGTPYVKLHAPDHSWSIEDHPEERYSLVVNRMSPSAWNRNHGDCIFYTQGYLEHLQARGVRVINGLKAFRNELSKAAQLSLLDSLDLPYPRARVIHRAAQAVPATEGLRWPVVVKPNIGGSGAGVKRFDTPEHLQAASEAGELAFGLDSTALVQEFIPARDAHIVRVEVLNGKYLYAIKVHITGETFDLCPADICRTPTGIELNRAACALDAPKTGISVEGYTPPPQVVADVERIMAHAGIELGGIEYITDDRDGQRLYYDVNALSNFVADGPRVIGFDPFVKLVDWLEAEAATQNAREPHAALV, via the coding sequence ATGTCCCGGCCGATTGCCATCTATTACGAGCAGCCCAACTGGTTCAAACCGCTCTTTGCCGAACTGGACCGTCGCGGAACCCCCTACGTCAAGCTCCATGCTCCCGATCACTCCTGGTCGATTGAGGATCATCCCGAGGAGCGCTACTCGCTGGTGGTCAACCGCATGAGCCCCTCGGCCTGGAATCGTAATCATGGCGATTGCATTTTTTACACACAGGGCTATCTGGAGCATCTGCAGGCGCGCGGCGTGCGGGTCATCAATGGGCTGAAGGCATTTCGTAATGAGCTTTCGAAGGCTGCGCAGCTCTCGCTGCTCGACAGCCTTGATCTGCCCTATCCCAGGGCGCGCGTCATTCATCGCGCGGCGCAGGCCGTACCGGCCACAGAGGGGCTGCGCTGGCCGGTCGTCGTGAAGCCGAATATCGGCGGCAGCGGCGCGGGCGTCAAGCGCTTTGACACGCCAGAGCATCTGCAAGCCGCATCCGAAGCGGGCGAGCTGGCCTTCGGGCTCGATTCCACGGCGCTGGTGCAGGAGTTCATACCCGCCCGCGACGCGCATATTGTGCGTGTGGAAGTGCTGAATGGCAAATATTTGTACGCGATCAAGGTACATATCACCGGCGAAACCTTTGATCTGTGCCCGGCGGACATCTGCCGCACGCCCACCGGCATTGAGCTCAACCGTGCCGCCTGCGCACTCGATGCGCCGAAGACAGGCATCAGCGTCGAGGGCTACACGCCGCCGCCCCAAGTTGTCGCCGATGTGGAGCGCATCATGGCGCACGCCGGCATCGAACTGGGCGGCATCGAATACATCACCGATGATCGCGACGGGCAGCGCCTCTACTACGACGTGAATGCGCTCTCAAACTTTGTGGCCGACGGCCCGCGTGTGATCGGCTTCGATCCCTTTGTCAAACTCGTCGACTGGCTTGAGGCAGAGGCAGCCACACAAAATGCGCGCGAACCGCACGCAGCGTTGGTATAG